One genomic segment of Mus pahari chromosome 4, PAHARI_EIJ_v1.1, whole genome shotgun sequence includes these proteins:
- the LOC110320761 gene encoding LOW QUALITY PROTEIN: igE-binding protein-like (The sequence of the model RefSeq protein was modified relative to this genomic sequence to represent the inferred CDS: deleted 1 base in 1 codon; substituted 1 base at 1 genomic stop codon), with the protein MFGLDLSHLSPQLEGVVEALITVLTALILFLLVKLMKSCLEDEKCCSMVIAGQGALEELQDSMSETERGKRLEASRRRGAIKKRGPSKDLGSKEARDKGKDTLGEKWGKEEKNPKKISLYPVKELEALGLDSSETDKISPSEEEDLEDEAAXYEEERYHPDSLSKKQKKAGGRNHVVSQPVGPSTPPLYMERFYSDSFLTRDEQKKIWQAFLVFEAAEGGRVHAPVEYIQIKELAESVRNYGVSANFTISQVXKLAPLAMTPADWQTTVKAVLPNMEQYMEWKALWYDAXQAQAKVNAIAEGDQRNWTLDLLTGQGQYANNQTNYNWGAYAQISTAAIKAWKALSRKGESGGHLTKIIQGPQEPFSDFMARMTEAAGRIFGDPEQEIPLVEQLVYEQATQECRXAITPRKSKGLQDWLRICQELGGLLTNAGLAAAILQGQKRSGTGDRKVCYNCGKPGNQAL; encoded by the exons ATGTTTGGTCTtgatctctctcatctctctccccagTTAGAAGGCGTGGTGGAAGCCCTCATTACTGTCTTGACAGcactcattctttttcttttggttaaattGATGAAATCGTGCCTAGAAGATGAGAAATGCTGCTCAATGGTAATAGCAGGACAGGGGGCATTAGAGGAGTTACAGGacagcatgtcagaaacagagcgAGGTAAAAGATTAGAAGCTTCAAGAAGGAGAGGTGCAATTAAGAAAAGAGGCCCTTCAAAGGACCTTGGATCCAAGGAAGCAAGAGATAAGGGAAAGGACACCCTGGGAGAGaaatggggaaaggaggaaaaaaacccGAAAAAGATAAGCCTTTATCCGGTAAAGGAGTTAGAGGCTTTAGGGCTTGATAGTTCAGAAACAGACAAGATTAGCCCCTCTGAGGAAGAGGATTTAGAAGATGAGGCAGCTCNCTATGAAGAAGAAAGATACCACCCAGATAGCTTGagt aaaaaacagaagaaagcggGAGGCAGAAACCATGTGGTTTCCCAGCCTGTAGGCCCCAGCACCCCTCCACTTTATATGGAAAGATTTTACTCAGATTCCTTCCTTACTAGAGATGAGCAGAAAAAGATATGGCAGGCATTTCTGGTGTTTGAGGCTGCCGAAGGAGGCCGTGTCCACGCACCGGTAGAATATATTCAAATTAAGGAACTTGCCGAGTCGGTCCGTAATTACGGAGTTAGTGCCAATTTTACTATTTCTCAAGTCTAAAAGCTTGCCCCACTGGCCATGACTCCAGCAGACTGGCAGACAACAGTGAAGGCTGTGCTCCCTAATATGGAGCAATATATGGAATGGAAAGCCTTGTGGTATGACGCCTNTCAGGCGCAGGCCAAAGTCAATGCCATTGCTGAAGGCGATCAGAGAAATTGGACACTTGATCTGCTAACAGGACAAGGGCAATATGCCAATAATCAAACAAATTACAACTGGGGAGCATACGCTCAAATCTCCACTGCCGCCATTAAAGCATGGAAGGCACTTTCCAGGAAGGGAGAGTCTGGGGGACACTTAACAAAAATTATACAAGGTCCCCAGGAGCCATTCTCAGATTTCATGGCTAGGATgacagaggcagcaggcaggatCTTTGGAGACCCTGAACAAGAAATACCTTTAGTGGAACAACTGGTCTATGAGCAAGCCACACAGGAATGCAGANCAGCTATTACACCTAGAAAGAGCAAAGGGTTACAGGATTGGCTGAGAATTTGCCAAGAACTTGGAGGCCTGCTTACTAATGCTGGCCTCGCGGCTGCTATCCTACAGGGCCAAAAGCGCTCAGGTACAGGTGATCGCAAGGTCTGCTATAACTGTGGCAAACCAGGAAACCAAGCCCTTTGA